From one Streptomyces sp. R41 genomic stretch:
- a CDS encoding response regulator transcription factor gives MPGTSGIHEDLIRVLIVDDEPGLVEVLSVAVAEAGWRPYPAADGESALRVARGCAPHAVVLDGMLPGLDGVQVLRRLRYEDPKLPVLMLTARDALEHRIEGLSAGADDYVTKPFSLEEVVLRLRGLLRRAGVEDAKADGCVLTLGDLVLSEKTREAHRDGTPIELTAKEFDLLWMLMSHPRQVLSKAQILDHVWSSSFDAGGNLVEAYISNLRRKIDKGRAPMIRTMRRMGYAIRPVEQGG, from the coding sequence ATGCCTGGCACTTCTGGGATCCATGAGGACCTGATCCGCGTGCTGATCGTCGATGACGAACCGGGGCTCGTCGAGGTGTTGTCCGTGGCCGTCGCCGAGGCGGGCTGGCGGCCCTACCCGGCGGCCGACGGGGAGAGCGCGCTGCGCGTCGCCCGCGGCTGCGCCCCGCACGCCGTCGTCCTCGACGGGATGCTGCCCGGCCTGGACGGCGTGCAGGTGCTGCGGCGACTGCGGTACGAGGACCCGAAGCTGCCCGTCCTCATGCTCACCGCCCGGGACGCGCTGGAGCACCGCATCGAGGGACTTTCGGCGGGCGCGGACGACTACGTGACCAAACCGTTCTCCCTGGAAGAGGTCGTCCTGCGGCTGCGCGGGCTGCTGCGCCGGGCCGGCGTCGAGGACGCGAAGGCCGACGGCTGCGTGCTGACCCTCGGGGATCTTGTCCTGAGCGAGAAGACCAGGGAAGCGCACCGCGACGGTACGCCCATCGAACTCACCGCCAAGGAGTTCGACCTGCTCTGGATGCTCATGAGCCACCCGCGGCAGGTACTGAGCAAGGCGCAGATCCTCGACCACGTCTGGAGCAGCTCCTTCGACGCCGGAGGAAACCTCGTGGAGGCCTACATCTCCAATCTGCGCCGGAAGATCGACAAAGGGCGGGCGCCGATGATCCGCACGATGCGCAGGATGGGGTACGCCATCAGGCCGGTGGAGCAGGGCGGATGA
- a CDS encoding jacalin-like lectin, whose amino-acid sequence MSPLRRVLACLAAATAAVGGLTVAAPAAAAADSGSFSVLSYNVAGLPESLSSASTPRDTSTTEIGRRIAPYDIVNVQEDFNYHAYLYSTDTHPYRTATSGGAGIGSGLNTVSNYAWDGDDFERVGWNDCQVDSGDCLTPKGFSFMRERLAEGVYVDFYNLHTNAGTNAGDLAARAANLAQLTSFIGTHSAGNAVVVMGDTNTRYTRSGDTIAEFASANGLTDSWVKLIRGGTPPAKGSDALVCDQTGATVPNTCEVVDKVLYRGSKLVTLNATSYNNEHAKFLNSEGLMLSDHDPITVGFTWSRNSAFQLSDQFGGPHGGYFNDIDSVPAGARATTVSLHSGSRVDQMGLTLSNGTTLAHGGTGGTASSLTLDSGEYVTSAQLCQGVKDSHTRIFYAKFGTNLGRTLAGGTTTSDCVTRTAPSGWQIAGFHGRAGDEVDKIGFIYTQR is encoded by the coding sequence ATGTCACCTCTCCGCAGAGTTCTCGCCTGTCTGGCAGCGGCAACGGCCGCTGTCGGCGGGCTCACGGTGGCCGCTCCGGCCGCGGCCGCCGCCGACTCGGGCTCCTTCAGTGTGCTCAGCTACAACGTCGCCGGACTGCCGGAGTCGCTGTCCAGCGCCTCGACGCCGCGGGACACCAGCACCACCGAGATCGGCCGGCGTATCGCCCCGTACGACATCGTCAACGTCCAGGAGGACTTCAACTACCACGCGTACCTGTACTCCACGGACACCCACCCCTACCGCACCGCGACCAGCGGCGGCGCGGGCATAGGCAGCGGTCTCAACACCGTCTCCAATTACGCCTGGGACGGTGACGACTTCGAGCGCGTGGGCTGGAACGACTGCCAGGTGGACTCGGGCGACTGTCTGACCCCCAAGGGCTTCAGCTTCATGCGAGAGCGCCTGGCCGAGGGCGTGTACGTGGACTTCTACAACCTGCACACCAACGCCGGCACCAACGCCGGCGACCTGGCGGCGCGCGCCGCCAACCTCGCCCAGTTGACCTCGTTCATCGGCACCCACTCGGCGGGCAACGCCGTGGTGGTGATGGGTGACACCAACACCCGCTACACCCGGTCCGGGGACACGATCGCCGAGTTCGCCTCCGCCAACGGCCTCACCGACTCCTGGGTCAAGCTCATCCGCGGCGGCACCCCGCCCGCCAAGGGCAGCGACGCGCTGGTGTGCGACCAGACCGGCGCCACCGTGCCCAACACCTGCGAGGTCGTCGACAAGGTCCTCTACCGCGGCAGCAAGCTGGTGACGCTCAACGCGACCTCGTACAACAACGAGCACGCCAAGTTCCTGAACTCCGAGGGGCTCATGCTCTCCGACCACGACCCGATCACCGTCGGCTTCACCTGGTCACGCAACTCCGCCTTCCAGCTCAGCGACCAGTTCGGCGGCCCGCACGGGGGCTACTTCAACGACATCGACAGCGTGCCGGCCGGTGCCCGCGCCACCACCGTCTCGCTGCACAGCGGTTCGCGCGTCGACCAGATGGGGCTGACGCTGAGCAACGGCACGACGCTTGCGCACGGGGGCACGGGCGGCACCGCCTCGTCCCTCACCCTCGACAGCGGCGAGTACGTCACCTCCGCACAGCTGTGCCAGGGCGTGAAGGACAGCCACACCCGGATCTTCTACGCGAAGTTCGGCACCAACCTGGGCCGCACCCTGGCGGGCGGCACGACGACCTCGGACTGCGTGACCCGCACCGCGCCGTCCGGCTGGCAGATCGCCGGCTTCCACGGCCGCGCCGGTGACGAGGTCGACAAGATCGGCTTCATCTACACCCAGCGCTGA
- a CDS encoding ricin-type beta-trefoil lectin domain protein has product MSTLILVPLVLWAAGSSSDGEGGTSDGAGSSEAPSAGPSTVPGANPSWIGTGDPANGTVRGRLRNAATGLCIGIVGKKPVKGAETQLAPCTSKSAQQWSYEADGLLRDVADPDLCLDSHLGYSVQLAPCSGESQPGTKNMRYDFTLQGTLVPRWNQDLALAPASAKGEAALVLKLRKDEPAQRWTLDTSSPSLQLEVVNWDSTRASTAPAAPAPSQPSKPPSPTATHKPSVTPSTPWPTPSSTSPAYDYCYYPYYYCPGDGQYGYGSGYGYGYGYGYGGYGYGGGQGGHR; this is encoded by the coding sequence GTGAGCACACTCATCCTGGTCCCGCTCGTCCTGTGGGCGGCCGGTTCGAGCTCCGACGGCGAGGGCGGCACGTCCGACGGCGCAGGCTCCTCGGAAGCGCCGAGCGCTGGCCCGAGCACGGTGCCCGGCGCGAACCCGTCCTGGATCGGGACCGGTGACCCGGCGAACGGCACCGTGCGAGGCAGGCTGCGCAACGCCGCGACCGGGCTGTGCATCGGCATCGTCGGCAAGAAGCCGGTGAAGGGCGCGGAGACCCAACTCGCCCCGTGCACCTCGAAGTCGGCCCAGCAATGGTCGTACGAGGCGGACGGGCTGCTGCGCGACGTGGCCGACCCCGACCTCTGCCTCGACTCCCACCTGGGCTACTCGGTCCAACTGGCCCCCTGCTCGGGCGAGTCGCAGCCAGGCACCAAGAACATGCGCTACGACTTCACCCTGCAGGGCACCCTGGTGCCGCGCTGGAACCAGGACCTGGCTCTCGCACCCGCCTCCGCCAAGGGCGAGGCGGCGCTCGTCCTCAAACTCCGCAAGGACGAGCCGGCCCAGCGCTGGACCCTCGACACCTCCTCGCCCTCGCTCCAGCTGGAGGTGGTCAATTGGGACTCCACCCGTGCATCGACGGCGCCCGCTGCCCCGGCCCCTTCCCAGCCCTCGAAACCGCCGTCGCCGACCGCCACGCACAAACCTTCGGTGACGCCGTCCACACCGTGGCCGACTCCGTCGTCCACTTCTCCGGCGTACGACTACTGCTACTACCCCTATTACTACTGCCCGGGAGACGGGCAGTACGGCTATGGCTCCGGCTATGGCTATGGCTATGGCTATGGGTACGGCGGTTACGGATACGGGGGAGGCCAAGGAGGCCACCGGTGA
- a CDS encoding DUF4232 domain-containing protein — MATFRRGAADTDRLGPVPAPRTSTPARRAALLAGIALLGLLTACGTDTPHNTPQKLPGTAEPASGDRTTDAGSSPTADTTGSPATTGSGTTSGSASASSGSGSTGTRCHTSELRASVGNNDPGAGQENFPIVLTNSSGRTCTVRGYPGAAFIDASGKQLGPDPQRSSGTPTTVTLAPGQSAWAGLTFSNPEISGAHTATPASLLVTPPDEKDSLKVKWTQGKVPVSGNASSVSLTVVRAGTGT, encoded by the coding sequence ATGGCGACCTTCCGGCGCGGCGCGGCGGACACGGACCGGCTCGGCCCGGTTCCCGCACCCCGCACTTCGACTCCCGCCCGGCGGGCGGCGCTGCTCGCGGGCATCGCGCTGCTGGGCCTGCTCACCGCCTGCGGTACCGACACCCCGCACAACACGCCGCAGAAGCTGCCCGGCACAGCGGAGCCGGCCTCCGGTGACCGGACCACGGACGCCGGTTCGAGTCCCACGGCCGACACGACCGGAAGTCCCGCCACGACCGGTTCCGGTACGACGTCGGGATCGGCCTCCGCGTCGTCCGGGAGCGGCTCGACCGGCACCCGCTGCCACACCTCCGAACTGCGCGCGTCGGTCGGGAACAACGACCCGGGCGCGGGGCAGGAGAACTTCCCCATCGTCCTGACCAACAGCTCAGGGCGCACCTGCACTGTGCGCGGCTACCCGGGAGCGGCGTTCATCGACGCGTCCGGCAAGCAGCTGGGCCCCGATCCGCAGCGTTCCTCGGGCACGCCGACCACGGTCACGCTGGCGCCCGGGCAGAGCGCGTGGGCAGGCCTCACGTTCTCCAACCCGGAGATCAGCGGGGCCCATACGGCGACGCCCGCCTCGCTCCTCGTCACGCCGCCCGACGAGAAGGACTCGCTCAAGGTGAAGTGGACGCAGGGCAAGGTGCCGGTCTCCGGCAACGCTTCCTCGGTGTCCTTGACGGTCGTCCGCGCGGGCACCGGCACCTGA
- a CDS encoding aldo/keto reductase, translating into MQYVKLGSTGLDVSRICLGCMSFGLPDRGVHEWTLDEEASRPLIRQALEAGINFLDTANVYSDGTSEEIVGRVLADLTRRDEIVIATKVNGAMHDGPNGRGLSRKAIMTEIDNSLRRLGTDYVDLYQIHRFDPATPVEETMGALHDVVKAGKARYIGASSMYAWQFSKAQYTARLNGWTRFVSMQNHYNLLYREEEREMLPLCADQGVGVLPWSPLARGRLTRDWDTVTTRSRTDEFGKNLYQEGDREIVDAVARIAAEREVTRAQVALAWLLHQSTVSAPIVGATKPHHVEDAVGSLALELTDKEIEELEQPYTPRAISGH; encoded by the coding sequence ATGCAGTACGTGAAGCTCGGTTCGACGGGCCTGGACGTCTCCCGGATCTGCCTGGGCTGCATGAGTTTCGGCCTTCCCGACCGAGGCGTCCACGAGTGGACCCTCGACGAAGAGGCGTCACGGCCGTTGATCCGCCAGGCGCTGGAGGCCGGGATCAACTTTTTGGACACGGCGAACGTGTACTCCGACGGCACCAGCGAGGAGATCGTCGGCCGGGTGCTCGCCGACCTCACCCGCCGCGACGAGATCGTCATCGCCACCAAGGTGAACGGCGCGATGCACGACGGTCCCAACGGGCGGGGCCTGTCCCGCAAGGCGATCATGACGGAGATCGACAACAGCCTGCGCCGACTGGGCACCGACTACGTCGACCTCTACCAGATCCACCGCTTCGACCCCGCCACTCCCGTCGAGGAGACGATGGGGGCCCTGCACGACGTGGTGAAGGCGGGCAAGGCCCGTTACATCGGGGCGAGTTCGATGTACGCCTGGCAGTTCTCCAAGGCCCAGTACACGGCCCGGCTGAACGGCTGGACGCGGTTCGTCTCCATGCAGAACCACTACAACCTCCTCTATCGCGAGGAGGAGCGCGAGATGCTGCCGCTCTGCGCCGACCAGGGTGTCGGTGTACTGCCCTGGAGCCCGCTCGCCCGCGGCCGTCTCACCCGTGACTGGGACACCGTGACGACGCGCAGCCGGACGGACGAGTTCGGCAAGAACCTCTACCAGGAGGGCGACCGCGAGATCGTCGACGCCGTGGCCCGTATCGCCGCCGAGCGCGAGGTGACGCGCGCGCAGGTCGCCCTCGCGTGGCTGCTGCATCAGAGCACCGTCAGCGCGCCCATCGTCGGCGCCACCAAGCCGCACCACGTTGAGGACGCGGTCGGCTCCCTCGCGCTGGAGTTGACGGACAAGGAGATCGAGGAGCTGGAGCAGCCGTACACACCTCGGGCGATCAGCGGTCACTGA
- a CDS encoding nuclear transport factor 2 family protein, translated as MVWIPQITDLVDRIGAADLAAALRDPIAATVPVALDDPEAGRISGVVVLAAWLAEQEKWRAEHRVDIEPVATTFTEKRAVGEWVAHVSGPDGKRVGLPVAVAVEPASTLPVRIYHSRWPLLGHHVVRPPMLPYDPDAHASDVVGAYKAALGAGDVAGVVATFAADGYFREPSGDAYRYVGTSVLSDFYKGFFSAGGGIPLKLCTVTEDGTRSAFEYICDRWGDADLPPQAGLAVYTRGGDGLITAAHVYDDVEGPVE; from the coding sequence ATGGTCTGGATCCCGCAGATCACCGACCTCGTCGACCGAATCGGCGCCGCCGACCTCGCCGCCGCCCTGCGCGACCCGATCGCGGCCACCGTCCCCGTCGCACTCGACGACCCGGAAGCCGGCCGTATCAGCGGCGTGGTCGTGCTCGCCGCCTGGCTCGCCGAGCAGGAGAAATGGCGCGCGGAACACCGGGTGGACATCGAGCCGGTCGCCACCACGTTCACCGAGAAACGGGCCGTGGGCGAATGGGTCGCGCACGTGAGCGGCCCGGACGGCAAGCGCGTCGGGCTCCCCGTCGCCGTCGCCGTGGAGCCGGCGTCCACGCTGCCTGTGCGGATCTACCACTCCCGGTGGCCGCTGCTCGGCCATCACGTCGTACGCCCCCCGATGCTGCCGTACGACCCGGACGCGCACGCCTCGGACGTGGTGGGCGCCTACAAGGCGGCCCTCGGCGCGGGCGACGTGGCCGGCGTCGTCGCCACCTTCGCGGCCGACGGCTACTTCCGCGAGCCGTCCGGCGACGCCTACCGATACGTCGGCACCTCGGTGCTGTCCGACTTCTACAAGGGCTTCTTCTCCGCGGGCGGCGGCATCCCGCTCAAGCTGTGCACCGTCACCGAGGACGGCACCCGCAGCGCGTTCGAGTACATCTGCGACCGCTGGGGCGACGCAGACCTGCCGCCGCAGGCGGGCCTGGCCGTCTACACGCGGGGCGGTGACGGCCTGATCACGGCCGCGCATGTGTATGACGACGTGGAAGGCCCCGTGGAGTAG
- a CDS encoding serine/threonine-protein kinase, whose translation MHSLERIGRYRLDRRLGAGGFGVVWLAHDDVLEATVAVKVLSENWVDHLDIRERFLSEARLLRRADSNRVVQVYDIGELPDGRPYFVMEYADGGTLADRVEAGPLPVAEALRLTALAARGAAALHEAGIVHRDIKPSNVLLRTSPGGFDRVLLADLGLAKSLAQASGLTMAAGSAGYTPPEQAEPGSGIDARADVYSLGALGYHLITGSVPGPPGKVVRPDRLRTDLVPDVQRALLRAMEPDRERRWPTAAGFAVELERLAELGGAPRAPRRRRWAVITVLAAAVVAGAIGVTAAIVTRGPTAKTVRVEDSTGRVTAEVPAAWGHQLRDSGWNPHTLGLTDTKEPGLAVADDLAKWQDLGSRVNGVFIGLSEHGDLTAEVRAIAHTGCHYDGSRTYKGAHWHGLIRIWNGCPGSDGSLTEAGLTPAGGAEQPQVYVQIRQDGGDDATDRVLGTVRVGA comes from the coding sequence ATGCACTCCCTGGAGCGGATCGGCCGCTACCGTCTGGACCGGCGCCTGGGCGCGGGCGGCTTCGGCGTGGTCTGGCTCGCCCACGACGACGTGCTGGAGGCGACCGTCGCGGTGAAGGTGCTGTCCGAGAACTGGGTCGACCACCTGGACATCCGGGAGCGCTTCCTCTCCGAGGCACGGCTGCTGCGCCGCGCCGACTCCAACCGGGTCGTCCAGGTGTACGACATCGGTGAACTGCCGGACGGCAGGCCGTACTTCGTCATGGAGTACGCCGACGGGGGCACCCTCGCCGACCGGGTCGAGGCCGGACCGCTGCCGGTGGCGGAGGCCCTGCGGCTGACGGCCCTCGCGGCCCGGGGCGCGGCCGCGCTGCACGAGGCCGGCATCGTGCACCGGGACATCAAGCCGTCCAACGTGCTGCTGCGCACCTCGCCCGGCGGCTTTGACCGTGTGCTGTTGGCGGACCTCGGCCTGGCCAAGAGCCTGGCCCAGGCGTCCGGGCTCACCATGGCGGCGGGTTCCGCCGGATACACGCCGCCCGAGCAGGCCGAGCCCGGCTCCGGGATCGACGCGCGGGCCGATGTGTACAGCCTGGGCGCCCTCGGCTACCACCTGATCACCGGCTCGGTCCCCGGCCCGCCCGGAAAGGTCGTACGGCCCGACCGGCTCCGTACGGACCTGGTCCCCGACGTCCAGCGGGCGTTGCTGCGCGCCATGGAACCCGACCGGGAGCGGCGCTGGCCCACGGCGGCCGGTTTCGCCGTGGAGCTGGAGCGACTGGCCGAACTCGGCGGCGCTCCGAGAGCTCCTCGGCGGCGTCGGTGGGCGGTGATCACGGTGTTGGCCGCCGCCGTCGTGGCCGGGGCCATCGGCGTCACCGCCGCGATCGTGACGCGCGGGCCCACCGCGAAGACCGTCCGGGTCGAGGACAGCACCGGGCGGGTCACGGCCGAGGTACCCGCCGCGTGGGGCCACCAGCTGCGCGACTCCGGATGGAATCCGCACACCCTGGGCCTGACGGACACGAAGGAACCCGGTCTGGCGGTCGCGGACGACCTCGCGAAGTGGCAGGACCTCGGCTCGCGTGTCAACGGAGTCTTCATCGGCCTGAGCGAGCACGGCGACCTCACGGCCGAGGTCCGCGCGATCGCGCACACCGGATGCCACTACGACGGCAGCCGCACCTACAAGGGTGCGCACTGGCACGGTCTGATACGGATCTGGAACGGCTGCCCGGGCAGCGACGGTTCCCTCACGGAGGCGGGGCTCACTCCGGCGGGCGGCGCCGAGCAGCCTCAGGTGTACGTGCAGATCCGCCAGGACGGCGGCGACGACGCAACCGACCGCGTCCTCGGCACCGTACGGGTCGGGGCCTGA
- a CDS encoding ATP-binding protein: MRPRPRGRSLRTRLLLFIGLTLVVVCAAMALTTIYAQRAYLLGNLDQRVTDAAARSQGGLQRRTGSATDLGFLNERGQPIGTLAARFDDDGAVIAAEVVTEDGSQRVLTAAQRAALEGITTDGSLHTRDIPGLGTYRLTAISGDGVPVLSGMPMDHVQHMIGNLVLLEAVVSGVGLTVAGCVCAVVIRRQLRPLGRVAATAVEVSHAPLGHGEVTGLTRVPGHDTDPGTEAGQVGAALNRMIDHVETSLAQRQRTEERMRRFLADASHELRTPLSSITAYAELMHRGTDKIDPTLAWGRVSADSARMTGLVEDLLLLARLDEGRPLRSAEVDLTSLVAEAVWDARAVGQTHGWQLALLLDAPAVVTGDKARLHQVVSNLLANARVHTPAGTTVTASVEATDEQCVIRVRDDGPGIPQELLPTVFERFTRADASRSRAPGKEAGTGLGLAIATAITSAHGGRLSVVSEPGRTEFSIELPPAGSAEPPAPVPGRRSAIGAQKL, from the coding sequence ATGAGACCCCGGCCGCGGGGGCGCTCGCTGCGGACCCGTCTGCTGCTCTTCATCGGCCTCACCCTCGTCGTGGTGTGCGCCGCCATGGCACTCACCACCATCTACGCCCAACGCGCCTACCTGCTCGGCAACCTGGACCAGCGGGTCACCGACGCCGCCGCGCGGAGCCAGGGCGGACTGCAGCGCCGTACGGGAAGTGCCACGGACCTCGGGTTCCTGAACGAGCGCGGCCAGCCCATCGGCACGCTGGCCGCCCGCTTCGACGACGACGGTGCCGTCATCGCGGCGGAAGTCGTGACCGAGGACGGCAGCCAGCGGGTCCTCACCGCCGCCCAGCGCGCCGCCCTCGAGGGCATCACCACCGACGGCTCCTTGCACACCCGGGACATCCCCGGGCTCGGCACCTACCGCTTGACCGCCATCAGTGGTGACGGCGTCCCTGTGCTCAGCGGGATGCCCATGGACCACGTACAGCACATGATCGGCAACCTGGTCCTGCTCGAGGCCGTCGTGTCGGGCGTCGGGCTCACCGTCGCGGGCTGTGTCTGCGCCGTGGTCATACGGCGTCAGCTGCGCCCCCTCGGCCGGGTCGCCGCCACCGCGGTGGAGGTGTCCCACGCGCCTCTGGGACACGGTGAGGTCACCGGCCTCACCCGCGTGCCCGGCCACGACACCGACCCCGGCACCGAGGCGGGCCAGGTCGGTGCCGCGCTCAACCGCATGATCGACCACGTCGAGACCTCGCTCGCGCAGCGCCAGCGCACCGAGGAACGCATGCGCCGCTTCCTGGCCGACGCGAGCCACGAACTGCGTACGCCGCTCTCGTCGATCACCGCGTACGCGGAGCTGATGCATCGCGGCACCGACAAGATCGATCCCACCCTCGCCTGGGGCCGCGTCTCCGCCGATTCGGCGCGCATGACCGGCCTGGTGGAGGATCTGCTGCTGCTCGCCCGGCTCGACGAGGGGCGTCCCCTGCGATCCGCCGAGGTGGATCTCACGTCCCTGGTCGCCGAGGCGGTCTGGGACGCGCGGGCCGTCGGCCAGACCCACGGCTGGCAGCTGGCGCTGCTCCTCGACGCACCGGCAGTGGTCACCGGCGACAAGGCGCGACTGCACCAGGTGGTGTCCAATCTGCTGGCCAACGCGCGTGTGCACACACCTGCCGGCACCACGGTCACCGCCTCCGTCGAGGCCACGGACGAGCAGTGCGTCATCCGCGTACGCGACGACGGCCCCGGCATCCCGCAGGAGCTCCTGCCCACGGTCTTCGAACGCTTCACCAGAGCCGACGCCTCGCGCTCCCGCGCCCCCGGCAAGGAGGCCGGCACCGGTCTGGGGCTGGCCATCGCCACCGCGATCACGTCCGCGCACGGCGGCCGCCTCAGCGTCGTGAGCGAGCCCGGGCGCACGGAGTTCAGCATCGAGCTGCCTCCCGCCGGCTCCGCCGAGCCGCCCGCTCCGGTACCCGGCCGGCGGTCGGCCATCGGCGCCCAGAAACTCTGA
- a CDS encoding glycoside hydrolase family 43 protein: protein MSDRPGPLQPSRRGVLGAMAALTAGLSLGAPSARAATPTSYVMGYFTESPNGNGSDYGLHLAVSTDSLQWTPLNQNNPVVTPTGGTGGLRDPFILRKQDGTFVVLATDLKGTDWSLQSQYIHVWDSADLRSFTGYRRLKLHDMATHSWAPEAFWDAGRGQYGIIYSAVNSTGHNVIMVNYTTDFVTASTAQVFFDPGYDVIDGDLAVGVSGVNYLYFKKDQTLVGARSTTLDPGSFTVFSTPVSHGGTEAPILVKSQTSSTWYLWGDTYTPNGVFYAWQSTNLAAGTWTAVDQRLYTQPVNSKHATIQAITTTEYNNLLAKWGAPAWNRIKSYNYPARYVRHSNYVGRIDEYPFDPYTDSEWKLVPGLADSAGVSLQSVNYPTRYLRHYNYQLQLDVSDGTTTFAQDATFYRTAGLADTSWSSFRSYNNPDRYIRHANYVLRIDPISTSTDKADATFSVGY, encoded by the coding sequence ATGAGCGACCGACCCGGCCCGCTGCAGCCGTCCCGCCGGGGCGTATTGGGGGCGATGGCCGCCCTCACCGCCGGCTTGAGCCTCGGCGCCCCGTCCGCCCGCGCCGCGACGCCAACCTCGTACGTGATGGGCTACTTCACGGAGTCGCCGAACGGCAACGGCTCCGACTACGGCCTCCATCTGGCCGTCAGCACCGACTCGCTCCAGTGGACCCCGCTGAACCAGAACAACCCCGTCGTGACCCCGACCGGAGGCACCGGCGGCCTGCGTGACCCGTTCATCCTGCGCAAGCAGGACGGCACGTTCGTGGTGCTCGCCACCGACCTCAAGGGCACCGACTGGAGCCTGCAGAGCCAGTACATCCACGTCTGGGACTCCGCCGACCTGCGCTCCTTCACCGGCTACCGCCGGCTGAAGCTGCACGACATGGCCACCCACAGCTGGGCGCCGGAGGCTTTCTGGGACGCCGGCCGCGGGCAGTACGGGATCATCTACTCGGCCGTCAACTCCACTGGCCACAACGTCATCATGGTGAACTACACCACCGACTTCGTGACGGCGTCGACCGCGCAGGTCTTCTTCGACCCCGGCTACGACGTCATCGACGGCGACCTGGCCGTCGGCGTCAGCGGGGTCAACTACCTGTACTTCAAGAAGGACCAGACGCTGGTGGGCGCCAGGTCCACCACCCTGGACCCGGGCAGCTTCACCGTGTTCAGCACGCCGGTCTCGCACGGCGGCACTGAGGCCCCGATCCTCGTGAAGTCCCAGACGTCAAGCACCTGGTACCTCTGGGGAGACACCTACACGCCCAACGGCGTCTTCTACGCCTGGCAGAGCACCAATCTCGCCGCCGGCACCTGGACCGCGGTCGATCAGCGCCTGTACACGCAGCCGGTGAACTCCAAGCACGCCACCATCCAGGCGATCACGACGACCGAGTACAACAACCTTCTCGCGAAGTGGGGCGCTCCGGCCTGGAACCGGATCAAGTCCTACAACTATCCCGCGCGTTACGTCCGCCACTCCAACTACGTCGGCAGAATCGACGAGTACCCCTTCGACCCGTACACCGACTCCGAGTGGAAGCTCGTGCCGGGTCTCGCCGACAGCGCGGGAGTGTCCCTCCAGTCGGTCAACTACCCGACCCGCTATCTGCGGCACTACAACTACCAGCTGCAACTGGACGTCAGCGACGGCACGACGACGTTCGCACAGGACGCCACGTTCTACCGGACGGCGGGTCTGGCCGACACCTCGTGGTCATCCTTCCGCTCCTACAACAACCCGGACCGTTACATCCGGCACGCAAACTACGTGCTGCGCATCGATCCCATCTCCACCAGCACCGACAAGGCCGACGCCACGTTCTCGGTCGGTTACTGA
- a CDS encoding RNA polymerase sigma factor, with translation MQDAAETEELALRAAAGDEAALNALLQKIQPEVVRRCGRFLPCREDAEEAAQDVLLQVARKVTAFEGRSRFSTWLYTVVANCARQKYRELKRHAAEQPVAIDASQHVDPRTTSVIAGSRVDLLEALERLEREHPHLVAPLVYRDICQLEYAEVAERVGIPLGTLKSRLHEARKQVRPWLADAS, from the coding sequence GTGCAGGACGCGGCGGAGACCGAGGAACTCGCTCTACGCGCGGCCGCCGGTGACGAGGCGGCGCTGAACGCGCTGCTGCAGAAGATCCAGCCCGAGGTCGTACGGCGCTGCGGACGCTTCCTGCCCTGCCGTGAGGACGCCGAGGAGGCGGCCCAGGACGTGCTGCTCCAGGTGGCCCGGAAGGTCACCGCGTTCGAGGGCCGCAGCCGCTTCAGCACCTGGCTGTACACGGTGGTCGCCAACTGCGCCCGCCAGAAGTACCGCGAGCTGAAGCGGCACGCGGCCGAGCAGCCGGTCGCCATCGACGCGTCGCAGCATGTCGATCCGCGCACCACGAGCGTCATCGCCGGTTCCCGGGTCGACCTCCTGGAGGCGCTGGAGCGTCTGGAGCGTGAACACCCGCATCTGGTGGCGCCGTTGGTCTACCGGGACATCTGCCAGCTGGAGTACGCGGAGGTGGCCGAGCGGGTCGGTATCCCGCTCGGCACGCTCAAGTCCCGCCTGCACGAGGCGCGCAAGCAGGTCCGGCCCTGGCTGGCCGACGCATCCTGA